From the Oncorhynchus nerka isolate Pitt River linkage group LG20, Oner_Uvic_2.0, whole genome shotgun sequence genome, one window contains:
- the LOC115103220 gene encoding class I histocompatibility antigen, F10 alpha chain-like isoform X4 — protein MMNPIRYVFIGLLLCSFISQNDVGPTVKHVLEYMYTRFNSSHYEVAGLLDGELVDFYSSALKSPVPKKSWNEENTSFGYNDWQEILSARQEVNTYFLSSAVDLRRHFVNNPLSGDIVQMKLGCTVDITIIESKKTEKAVGFAEFAYDGNTLLFLSDNSSMWIPKDEYAHDIHDIVHKWNTQSMKDHLTNFVNVDCPVALDRFRLLERTNSSAPKVYTVPGGSLKPGLINLTCLITGSYPKSSPIEMNLFRDNILLTEMEGVHSSGVRPNEDHTYQLRKTVRIDTAESVVYRCDVNHKSFPKPRNYTWDGDLSLIEIWLIKEVMPLLSICPLREMFLQMHPMLKVKTTKPMEVVEALIQTCHRFK, from the exons ATGATGAACCCTATCCGATATGTATTTATTGGACTGCTTCTTTGTTCGTTTATTTCGCAAAATGATGTAGGACCTACGG TCAAACATGTACTTGAGTACATGTACACACGCTTCAATTCCTCCCACTATGAAGTCGCTGGGTTGTTGGATGGAGAACTGGTGGACTTCTACAGCAGTGCCCTCAAGTCCCCTGTACCTAAAAAAAGCTGGAATGAAGAAAATACAAGCTTTGGATATAATGACTGGCAAGAAATTCTTTCAGCTCGACAGGAAGTTAATACGTATTTTTTATCCAGTGCTGTAGACCTGAGGAGGCACTTTGTAAACAATCCCTTAA GTGGTGATATTGTGCAGATGAAACTTGGTTGTACTGTGGATATAACCATCATTGAAAGCAAAAAAACAGAGAAAGCCGTTGGCTTTGCTGAGTTTGCCTATGATGGAAACACATTGCTGTTCCTCAGTGATAACTCAAGTATGTGGATCCCAAAAGATGAATATGCTCATGATATTCATGATATCGTACACAAATGGAACACGCAAAGCATGAAAGACCACTTGACCAACTTTGTGAATGTGGACTGTCCAGTGGCACTTGATCGTTTCCGATTATTAGAGCGCACAAACTCAT CTGCTCCAAAGGTCTACACTGTCCCTGGTGGCTCTTTAAAACCTGGGTTGATCAACCTGACCTGTTTAATTACTGGATCCTATCCAAAGTCGTCACCCATTGAGATGAACCTGTTTAGGGACAACATCCTCCTAACAGAGATGGAGGGTGTCCATTCCTCAGGAGTCAGACCTAACGAAGACCACACCTACCAGCTGAGGAAGACGGTGAGGATCGACACCGCCGAGTCTGTCGTTTATCGATGTGATGTCAATCATAAAAGCTTCCCTAAACCCCGGAATTACACTTGGG ATGGAGATCTGAGCCTAATAGAAATTTGGCTG ATCAAGGAGGTGATGCCACTTCTG TCGATCTGTCctctgagagagatgttcttacaaATGCACCCGATGCTGAAGGTGAAAACG ACGAAGCCTATGGAAGTCGTGGAAGCTCTG ATTCAGACCTGTCACAGATTCAAATAA
- the LOC115103220 gene encoding zinc-alpha-2-glycoprotein-like isoform X2 → MMNPIRYVFIGLLLCSFISQNDVGPTVKHVLEYMYTRFNSSHYEVAGLLDGELVDFYSSALKSPVPKKSWNEENTSFGYNDWQEILSARQEVNTYFLSSAVDLRRHFVNNPLSGDIVQMKLGCTVDITIIESKKTEKAVGFAEFAYDGNTLLFLSDNSSMWIPKDEYAHDIHDIVHKWNTQSMKDHLTNFVNVDCPVALDRFRLLERTNSSAPKVYTVPGGSLKPGLINLTCLITGSYPKSSPIEMNLFRDNILLTEMEGVHSSGVRPNEDHTYQLRKTVRIDTAESVVYRCDVNHKSFPKPRNYTWEMKKQEGSNIQIYIGLCILLLFLCFVLFFKNRWRSEPNRNLADQGGDATSVDLSSERDVLTNAPDAEGENDEAYGSRGSSDSDLSQIQIT, encoded by the exons ATGATGAACCCTATCCGATATGTATTTATTGGACTGCTTCTTTGTTCGTTTATTTCGCAAAATGATGTAGGACCTACGG TCAAACATGTACTTGAGTACATGTACACACGCTTCAATTCCTCCCACTATGAAGTCGCTGGGTTGTTGGATGGAGAACTGGTGGACTTCTACAGCAGTGCCCTCAAGTCCCCTGTACCTAAAAAAAGCTGGAATGAAGAAAATACAAGCTTTGGATATAATGACTGGCAAGAAATTCTTTCAGCTCGACAGGAAGTTAATACGTATTTTTTATCCAGTGCTGTAGACCTGAGGAGGCACTTTGTAAACAATCCCTTAA GTGGTGATATTGTGCAGATGAAACTTGGTTGTACTGTGGATATAACCATCATTGAAAGCAAAAAAACAGAGAAAGCCGTTGGCTTTGCTGAGTTTGCCTATGATGGAAACACATTGCTGTTCCTCAGTGATAACTCAAGTATGTGGATCCCAAAAGATGAATATGCTCATGATATTCATGATATCGTACACAAATGGAACACGCAAAGCATGAAAGACCACTTGACCAACTTTGTGAATGTGGACTGTCCAGTGGCACTTGATCGTTTCCGATTATTAGAGCGCACAAACTCAT CTGCTCCAAAGGTCTACACTGTCCCTGGTGGCTCTTTAAAACCTGGGTTGATCAACCTGACCTGTTTAATTACTGGATCCTATCCAAAGTCGTCACCCATTGAGATGAACCTGTTTAGGGACAACATCCTCCTAACAGAGATGGAGGGTGTCCATTCCTCAGGAGTCAGACCTAACGAAGACCACACCTACCAGCTGAGGAAGACGGTGAGGATCGACACCGCCGAGTCTGTCGTTTATCGATGTGATGTCAATCATAAAAGCTTCCCTAAACCCCGGAATTACACTTGGG AGATGAAAAAACAAGAGGGATCAAATATTCAAATTTACATTGGACTATGCATATTGTTGCTTTTCCTATGCTTTGTACTGTTTTTCAAAAACAGATGGAGATCTGAGCCTAATAGAAATTTGGCTG ATCAAGGAGGTGATGCCACTTCTG TCGATCTGTCctctgagagagatgttcttacaaATGCACCCGATGCTGAAGGTGAAAACG ACGAAGCCTATGGAAGTCGTGGAAGCTCTG ATTCAGACCTGTCACAGATTCAAATAACCTAA
- the LOC115103220 gene encoding zinc-alpha-2-glycoprotein-like isoform X5, protein MMNPIRYVFIGLLLCSFISQNDVGPTVKHVLEYMYTRFNSSHYEVAGLLDGELVDFYSSALKSPVPKKSWNEENTSFGYNDWQEILSARQEVNTYFLSSAVDLRRHFVNNPLSGDIVQMKLGCTVDITIIESKKTEKAVGFAEFAYDGNTLLFLSDNSSMWIPKDEYAHDIHDIVHKWNTQSMKDHLTNFVNVDCPVALDRFRLLERTNSSAPKVYTVPGGSLKPGLINLTCLITGSYPKSSPIEMNLFRDNILLTEMEGVHSSGVRPNEDHTYQLRKTVRIDTAESVVYRCDVNHKSFPKPRNYTWEMKKQEGSNIQIYIGLCILLLFLCFVLFFKNRWRSEPNRNLAGE, encoded by the exons ATGATGAACCCTATCCGATATGTATTTATTGGACTGCTTCTTTGTTCGTTTATTTCGCAAAATGATGTAGGACCTACGG TCAAACATGTACTTGAGTACATGTACACACGCTTCAATTCCTCCCACTATGAAGTCGCTGGGTTGTTGGATGGAGAACTGGTGGACTTCTACAGCAGTGCCCTCAAGTCCCCTGTACCTAAAAAAAGCTGGAATGAAGAAAATACAAGCTTTGGATATAATGACTGGCAAGAAATTCTTTCAGCTCGACAGGAAGTTAATACGTATTTTTTATCCAGTGCTGTAGACCTGAGGAGGCACTTTGTAAACAATCCCTTAA GTGGTGATATTGTGCAGATGAAACTTGGTTGTACTGTGGATATAACCATCATTGAAAGCAAAAAAACAGAGAAAGCCGTTGGCTTTGCTGAGTTTGCCTATGATGGAAACACATTGCTGTTCCTCAGTGATAACTCAAGTATGTGGATCCCAAAAGATGAATATGCTCATGATATTCATGATATCGTACACAAATGGAACACGCAAAGCATGAAAGACCACTTGACCAACTTTGTGAATGTGGACTGTCCAGTGGCACTTGATCGTTTCCGATTATTAGAGCGCACAAACTCAT CTGCTCCAAAGGTCTACACTGTCCCTGGTGGCTCTTTAAAACCTGGGTTGATCAACCTGACCTGTTTAATTACTGGATCCTATCCAAAGTCGTCACCCATTGAGATGAACCTGTTTAGGGACAACATCCTCCTAACAGAGATGGAGGGTGTCCATTCCTCAGGAGTCAGACCTAACGAAGACCACACCTACCAGCTGAGGAAGACGGTGAGGATCGACACCGCCGAGTCTGTCGTTTATCGATGTGATGTCAATCATAAAAGCTTCCCTAAACCCCGGAATTACACTTGGG AGATGAAAAAACAAGAGGGATCAAATATTCAAATTTACATTGGACTATGCATATTGTTGCTTTTCCTATGCTTTGTACTGTTTTTCAAAAACAGATGGAGATCTGAGCCTAATAGAAATTTGGCTGGTGAGTAA
- the LOC115103220 gene encoding zinc-alpha-2-glycoprotein-like isoform X1 has translation MMNPIRYVFIGLLLCSFISQNDVGPTVKHVLEYMYTRFNSSHYEVAGLLDGELVDFYSSALKSPVPKKSWNEENTSFGYNDWQEILSARQEVNTYFLSSAVDLRRHFVNNPLSGDIVQMKLGCTVDITIIESKKTEKAVGFAEFAYDGNTLLFLSDNSSMWIPKDEYAHDIHDIVHKWNTQSMKDHLTNFVNVDCPVALDRFRLLERTNSSAPKVYTVPGGSLKPGLINLTCLITGSYPKSSPIEMNLFRDNILLTEMEGVHSSGVRPNEDHTYQLRKTVRIDTAESVVYRCDVNHKSFPKPRNYTWEMKKQEGSNIQIYIGLCILLLFLCFVLFFKNRWRSEPNRNLADQGGDATSVDLSSERDVLTNAPDAEGENDEAYGSRGSSATPVVGRAQCTLTRLPGVRCFLRHIGAAGFRVGCALC, from the exons ATGATGAACCCTATCCGATATGTATTTATTGGACTGCTTCTTTGTTCGTTTATTTCGCAAAATGATGTAGGACCTACGG TCAAACATGTACTTGAGTACATGTACACACGCTTCAATTCCTCCCACTATGAAGTCGCTGGGTTGTTGGATGGAGAACTGGTGGACTTCTACAGCAGTGCCCTCAAGTCCCCTGTACCTAAAAAAAGCTGGAATGAAGAAAATACAAGCTTTGGATATAATGACTGGCAAGAAATTCTTTCAGCTCGACAGGAAGTTAATACGTATTTTTTATCCAGTGCTGTAGACCTGAGGAGGCACTTTGTAAACAATCCCTTAA GTGGTGATATTGTGCAGATGAAACTTGGTTGTACTGTGGATATAACCATCATTGAAAGCAAAAAAACAGAGAAAGCCGTTGGCTTTGCTGAGTTTGCCTATGATGGAAACACATTGCTGTTCCTCAGTGATAACTCAAGTATGTGGATCCCAAAAGATGAATATGCTCATGATATTCATGATATCGTACACAAATGGAACACGCAAAGCATGAAAGACCACTTGACCAACTTTGTGAATGTGGACTGTCCAGTGGCACTTGATCGTTTCCGATTATTAGAGCGCACAAACTCAT CTGCTCCAAAGGTCTACACTGTCCCTGGTGGCTCTTTAAAACCTGGGTTGATCAACCTGACCTGTTTAATTACTGGATCCTATCCAAAGTCGTCACCCATTGAGATGAACCTGTTTAGGGACAACATCCTCCTAACAGAGATGGAGGGTGTCCATTCCTCAGGAGTCAGACCTAACGAAGACCACACCTACCAGCTGAGGAAGACGGTGAGGATCGACACCGCCGAGTCTGTCGTTTATCGATGTGATGTCAATCATAAAAGCTTCCCTAAACCCCGGAATTACACTTGGG AGATGAAAAAACAAGAGGGATCAAATATTCAAATTTACATTGGACTATGCATATTGTTGCTTTTCCTATGCTTTGTACTGTTTTTCAAAAACAGATGGAGATCTGAGCCTAATAGAAATTTGGCTG ATCAAGGAGGTGATGCCACTTCTG TCGATCTGTCctctgagagagatgttcttacaaATGCACCCGATGCTGAAGGTGAAAACG ACGAAGCCTATGGAAGTCGTGGAAGCTCTG cgactcctgtggtgggccgggcgcagtgcacgctgaccaggttgccaggtgtacggtgtttcctccgacacattggtgcggctggcttccgggttggatgtgcattgtgttaa
- the LOC115103220 gene encoding class I histocompatibility antigen, F10 alpha chain-like isoform X6: MMNPIRYVFIGLLLCSFISQNDVGPTVKHVLEYMYTRFNSSHYEVAGLLDGELVDFYSSALKSPVPKKSWNEENTSFGYNDWQEILSARQEVNTYFLSSAVDLRRHFVNNPLSGDIVQMKLGCTVDITIIESKKTEKAVGFAEFAYDGNTLLFLSDNSSMWIPKDEYAHDIHDIVHKWNTQSMKDHLTNFVNVDCPVALDRFRLLERTNSSAPKVYTVPGGSLKPGLINLTCLITGSYPKSSPIEMNLFRDNILLTEMEGVHSSGVRPNEDHTYQLRKTVRIDTAESVVYRCDVNHKSFPKPRNYTWDGDLSLIEIWLLILERMLPWEFKMEGV; encoded by the exons ATGATGAACCCTATCCGATATGTATTTATTGGACTGCTTCTTTGTTCGTTTATTTCGCAAAATGATGTAGGACCTACGG TCAAACATGTACTTGAGTACATGTACACACGCTTCAATTCCTCCCACTATGAAGTCGCTGGGTTGTTGGATGGAGAACTGGTGGACTTCTACAGCAGTGCCCTCAAGTCCCCTGTACCTAAAAAAAGCTGGAATGAAGAAAATACAAGCTTTGGATATAATGACTGGCAAGAAATTCTTTCAGCTCGACAGGAAGTTAATACGTATTTTTTATCCAGTGCTGTAGACCTGAGGAGGCACTTTGTAAACAATCCCTTAA GTGGTGATATTGTGCAGATGAAACTTGGTTGTACTGTGGATATAACCATCATTGAAAGCAAAAAAACAGAGAAAGCCGTTGGCTTTGCTGAGTTTGCCTATGATGGAAACACATTGCTGTTCCTCAGTGATAACTCAAGTATGTGGATCCCAAAAGATGAATATGCTCATGATATTCATGATATCGTACACAAATGGAACACGCAAAGCATGAAAGACCACTTGACCAACTTTGTGAATGTGGACTGTCCAGTGGCACTTGATCGTTTCCGATTATTAGAGCGCACAAACTCAT CTGCTCCAAAGGTCTACACTGTCCCTGGTGGCTCTTTAAAACCTGGGTTGATCAACCTGACCTGTTTAATTACTGGATCCTATCCAAAGTCGTCACCCATTGAGATGAACCTGTTTAGGGACAACATCCTCCTAACAGAGATGGAGGGTGTCCATTCCTCAGGAGTCAGACCTAACGAAGACCACACCTACCAGCTGAGGAAGACGGTGAGGATCGACACCGCCGAGTCTGTCGTTTATCGATGTGATGTCAATCATAAAAGCTTCCCTAAACCCCGGAATTACACTTGGG ATGGAGATCTGAGCCTAATAGAAATTTGGCTG CTAATCCTGGAGAGAATGCTGCCCTGGGAGTTCAAGATGGAGGGAGTTTGA
- the LOC115103220 gene encoding class I histocompatibility antigen, F10 alpha chain-like isoform X3 — translation MMNPIRYVFIGLLLCSFISQNDVGPTVKHVLEYMYTRFNSSHYEVAGLLDGELVDFYSSALKSPVPKKSWNEENTSFGYNDWQEILSARQEVNTYFLSSAVDLRRHFVNNPLSGDIVQMKLGCTVDITIIESKKTEKAVGFAEFAYDGNTLLFLSDNSSMWIPKDEYAHDIHDIVHKWNTQSMKDHLTNFVNVDCPVALDRFRLLERTNSSAPKVYTVPGGSLKPGLINLTCLITGSYPKSSPIEMNLFRDNILLTEMEGVHSSGVRPNEDHTYQLRKTVRIDTAESVVYRCDVNHKSFPKPRNYTWDGDLSLIEIWLIKEVMPLLSICPLREMFLQMHPMLKVKTTKPMEVVEALRLLWWAGRSAR, via the exons ATGATGAACCCTATCCGATATGTATTTATTGGACTGCTTCTTTGTTCGTTTATTTCGCAAAATGATGTAGGACCTACGG TCAAACATGTACTTGAGTACATGTACACACGCTTCAATTCCTCCCACTATGAAGTCGCTGGGTTGTTGGATGGAGAACTGGTGGACTTCTACAGCAGTGCCCTCAAGTCCCCTGTACCTAAAAAAAGCTGGAATGAAGAAAATACAAGCTTTGGATATAATGACTGGCAAGAAATTCTTTCAGCTCGACAGGAAGTTAATACGTATTTTTTATCCAGTGCTGTAGACCTGAGGAGGCACTTTGTAAACAATCCCTTAA GTGGTGATATTGTGCAGATGAAACTTGGTTGTACTGTGGATATAACCATCATTGAAAGCAAAAAAACAGAGAAAGCCGTTGGCTTTGCTGAGTTTGCCTATGATGGAAACACATTGCTGTTCCTCAGTGATAACTCAAGTATGTGGATCCCAAAAGATGAATATGCTCATGATATTCATGATATCGTACACAAATGGAACACGCAAAGCATGAAAGACCACTTGACCAACTTTGTGAATGTGGACTGTCCAGTGGCACTTGATCGTTTCCGATTATTAGAGCGCACAAACTCAT CTGCTCCAAAGGTCTACACTGTCCCTGGTGGCTCTTTAAAACCTGGGTTGATCAACCTGACCTGTTTAATTACTGGATCCTATCCAAAGTCGTCACCCATTGAGATGAACCTGTTTAGGGACAACATCCTCCTAACAGAGATGGAGGGTGTCCATTCCTCAGGAGTCAGACCTAACGAAGACCACACCTACCAGCTGAGGAAGACGGTGAGGATCGACACCGCCGAGTCTGTCGTTTATCGATGTGATGTCAATCATAAAAGCTTCCCTAAACCCCGGAATTACACTTGGG ATGGAGATCTGAGCCTAATAGAAATTTGGCTG ATCAAGGAGGTGATGCCACTTCTG TCGATCTGTCctctgagagagatgttcttacaaATGCACCCGATGCTGAAGGTGAAAACG ACGAAGCCTATGGAAGTCGTGGAAGCTCTG cgactcctgtggtgggccgggcgcagtgcacgctga